A region from the Wolbachia endosymbiont of Folsomia candida genome encodes:
- a CDS encoding gpW family head-tail joining protein: MYTEEYLLQVEKAIKKLQRGERVVSIGYGDHVVRYAEVQINDLLNLRQRIKAELKVAGVKPKRKIVFSTNKGIDKIV, translated from the coding sequence ATGTACACGGAAGAATATTTATTACAAGTTGAAAAAGCAATAAAGAAATTGCAGCGTGGTGAACGGGTTGTTTCTATTGGCTATGGTGATCATGTAGTGCGGTATGCAGAGGTTCAGATAAATGACCTATTGAATTTAAGGCAACGAATCAAAGCTGAGCTTAAGGTTGCTGGTGTGAAGCCTAAAAGGAAGATAGTCTTTTCAACGAATAAAGGGATTGACAAAATTGTGTAA
- a CDS encoding type II toxin-antitoxin system RelE family toxin: MEIKLYQIDFLDGVAERDLLTLPVTIERRVKKAIWGRLTVSPDKLGKQLSHEFKGYFSLRVGDYRVIYRIEVLERKVLITAIGHRRDIYKRVPE; encoded by the coding sequence ATGGAGATAAAACTTTATCAAATTGATTTTTTAGATGGTGTTGCTGAAAGAGATCTTTTAACACTTCCAGTTACAATAGAAAGAAGAGTAAAAAAAGCAATATGGGGACGCCTTACGGTTAGCCCTGATAAACTTGGAAAACAATTATCTCATGAATTCAAGGGATACTTCAGTTTACGTGTTGGTGATTATCGTGTCATTTATCGTATAGAAGTTCTAGAACGCAAGGTGCTTATTACGGCAATAGGACATAGAAGAGATATTTACAAACGTGTACCAGAATAA
- a CDS encoding baseplate J/gp47 family protein, with protein MQLPEIIEPLDFEQILSRMKEELIRCDANFTALVESDLTMKILEIAAWRELLIRQRINEAAKANLLMFAKGSDLDYLAKFYGVERKNEEDDECFRKRIKAKIVGWSTGGSREYYRYHALSSDICVKDALVESPIPGKVQISVLSTNLSTTGIPSEELLQIVRKQLNREDIRVLTDTIEVVSCNIIAIDIHSRITAQSEEIIEVAKKQFIEKFEASKRLGWNVTKSWIIANLFVEGVSNVELIEPKEDIAIRGNECSTLGNLKIELVGKI; from the coding sequence ATGCAACTACCAGAAATTATTGAGCCATTAGATTTTGAGCAAATCTTATCACGGATGAAGGAGGAATTAATCCGTTGTGATGCAAACTTTACTGCTCTGGTCGAAAGCGATCTAACAATGAAAATTTTAGAAATTGCAGCTTGGCGGGAATTACTAATACGGCAGAGAATTAATGAAGCAGCAAAAGCAAATTTACTAATGTTTGCAAAAGGAAGTGATCTTGATTATTTAGCTAAATTTTATGGAGTAGAGAGAAAAAACGAAGAAGATGATGAGTGTTTTAGAAAAAGGATTAAAGCTAAAATAGTTGGCTGGAGCACTGGAGGAAGTAGAGAATATTATCGTTATCATGCCTTATCATCTGATATTTGTGTTAAGGATGCATTAGTAGAGTCACCAATACCTGGAAAAGTACAAATTTCAGTGTTATCAACAAACTTATCCACAACTGGCATACCATCAGAAGAACTACTTCAAATCGTAAGAAAGCAGCTAAATAGGGAAGATATAAGGGTTTTAACAGATACAATTGAAGTTGTAAGTTGCAATATTATAGCAATAGATATTCACAGTAGGATTACAGCACAATCAGAAGAGATAATAGAAGTAGCGAAGAAACAATTTATCGAAAAGTTTGAAGCAAGCAAAAGGCTGGGATGGAATGTTACCAAATCTTGGATTATAGCAAATCTATTTGTAGAAGGAGTGAGTAATGTAGAGCTAATAGAGCCAAAAGAAGACATTGCTATTAGAGGAAATGAGTGCTCAACCCTTGGTAATCTAAAAATCGAATTAGTAGGTAAAATTTGA
- a CDS encoding phage tail protein, whose amino-acid sequence MLTISNDTNQTIKDINATEQQVRLAAVRALNKTALWLKSQAAKEISEEKQIKLTVVRKRLRIIKARASTLEVIIKANLYAARASSLGSMRQTKMGTKAGKYMFDNAFIATMPEGHRGIFKRKGRAALPIQEVKLPLEPEASKIVKELVNYEVEAIFEKFLQRELNYIAKV is encoded by the coding sequence ATGCTCACTATTAGTAATGATACTAATCAGACTATTAAAGATATTAATGCGACTGAACAGCAAGTACGATTAGCAGCGGTAAGAGCACTGAACAAAACAGCATTATGGCTTAAGTCACAAGCTGCAAAAGAAATCAGTGAAGAAAAGCAAATAAAACTAACGGTAGTAAGGAAAAGGCTGAGGATTATTAAAGCCAGAGCAAGCACGTTAGAAGTTATAATAAAAGCAAATTTATATGCTGCAAGAGCTTCATCACTTGGCAGTATGAGACAAACAAAAATGGGAACGAAAGCGGGAAAATATATGTTTGATAATGCATTTATAGCAACCATGCCAGAGGGTCATCGTGGTATATTTAAACGCAAAGGAAGAGCTGCATTGCCAATTCAAGAAGTTAAATTACCATTGGAGCCTGAAGCATCAAAAATAGTTAAGGAATTAGTTAATTATGAAGTTGAGGCGATATTTGAAAAATTTCTTCAACGTGAATTAAATTATATTGCGAAAGTATGA
- a CDS encoding phage terminase large subunit family protein, which produces MIYATAFYAGLKPDPLLKVSEWSDEYRVLSQTASSEPGKWRTERTPYLKEVMDSLSPSSPVEKVIFMKGAQIGGTEAGNNWIGYIIDQTPGPMLVVQPTVEMGKRWSKGRFAPLIENTPCLKDKVKDPRSRDSGNTVQSKEFPGGIVVITGANSSVGLRSMPVKYLFLDEIDAYPGDSSGEGDPVLLSIARTNTFTRRKIFLVSTPTVHGISRIEKEFESSDKRYFFVPCPQCNYYQVLKWPQIKWENNDPKTAHYVCIECKGKIENHQKIDMLAKGEWRATDSTKDGKTAGFHISSLYSPVGWYSWSQAVAEFLHSKDNEQLLKVWINTVLGETWVDRGEVPDWKHLFERRESYTIGTIPEGEVVLTAGVDVQKDRLEVEVVAWGKGRKSWSIDYQVFEGDPGAKVVWNKLSELLNHHFLGPHGVEYTISMMAVDAGYATQEVYNWVRSHQGSGRVMAVKGINKALVPLNSPSRVDITVSGKKLRRGMKLWPVGVSILKSELFQLLNISQNEEAGYCHFPEYSPEYFKQLTAEQLITKVVKGYTKQEWQKIRDRNEALDCRIYARAASIALGIDRWQEANWNSLAGEKAESKKKSEKIRKSKWLHEK; this is translated from the coding sequence ATGATTTATGCCACAGCCTTTTATGCAGGATTAAAGCCAGATCCACTACTCAAAGTTTCAGAGTGGTCAGATGAATATCGAGTGCTTTCACAAACTGCGTCATCAGAACCTGGTAAATGGAGAACTGAGCGAACTCCTTATCTTAAAGAAGTAATGGATTCACTTTCGCCATCTTCCCCAGTTGAAAAAGTGATATTTATGAAAGGTGCACAAATTGGTGGCACAGAAGCTGGGAATAATTGGATTGGCTATATTATTGATCAAACTCCAGGTCCTATGCTAGTTGTTCAGCCGACTGTTGAAATGGGAAAACGTTGGTCCAAAGGAAGATTTGCGCCTTTAATTGAAAATACACCATGTTTAAAAGATAAAGTAAAAGATCCAAGGTCAAGAGATTCAGGTAATACTGTACAAAGCAAGGAATTTCCAGGTGGGATTGTAGTAATAACTGGCGCAAATAGCAGTGTAGGCCTTCGTTCTATGCCGGTAAAATATCTCTTTCTTGATGAGATTGATGCCTATCCTGGGGATTCAAGTGGAGAAGGTGATCCAGTACTCCTCAGCATAGCCCGAACTAATACTTTTACGCGTCGCAAGATATTTTTGGTTTCAACACCAACTGTCCATGGCATCAGCAGAATAGAAAAAGAATTTGAAAGTTCTGATAAACGTTATTTCTTTGTTCCTTGTCCACAGTGCAATTATTATCAAGTATTAAAATGGCCACAAATAAAGTGGGAAAACAATGATCCAAAAACAGCACATTATGTTTGTATAGAATGCAAAGGCAAAATAGAAAACCATCAAAAAATAGATATGCTTGCAAAGGGAGAGTGGAGAGCTACTGATTCAACAAAAGATGGAAAGACAGCAGGGTTTCATATTTCAAGTCTTTACAGTCCAGTTGGATGGTATAGCTGGAGTCAAGCAGTAGCGGAATTTTTGCATAGTAAAGATAACGAACAATTACTAAAAGTCTGGATAAATACAGTGCTGGGAGAAACTTGGGTTGATAGAGGAGAAGTGCCAGACTGGAAACACCTTTTTGAGCGTAGAGAATCTTACACTATTGGTACAATACCAGAAGGAGAAGTAGTTCTCACTGCTGGAGTTGATGTACAAAAAGATAGATTAGAAGTAGAAGTTGTAGCTTGGGGAAAAGGTCGAAAGAGCTGGTCAATTGATTATCAGGTATTTGAAGGAGATCCTGGGGCCAAAGTTGTTTGGAATAAATTATCAGAGTTATTGAATCATCACTTTCTTGGGCCACATGGAGTAGAATACACAATCAGTATGATGGCAGTTGATGCAGGGTATGCAACTCAAGAAGTATATAATTGGGTGAGAAGCCATCAAGGCTCTGGCAGAGTTATGGCAGTTAAGGGTATAAATAAAGCCCTTGTTCCGCTCAATAGCCCAAGTAGAGTTGATATAACAGTTAGCGGGAAAAAACTACGCAGAGGAATGAAACTCTGGCCTGTTGGAGTATCAATATTAAAGTCAGAGTTGTTTCAATTGCTTAATATTTCGCAAAATGAGGAGGCTGGATATTGCCATTTCCCAGAGTACTCACCTGAATATTTTAAACAGCTCACAGCAGAGCAACTCATTACCAAAGTAGTAAAAGGATATACGAAGCAAGAGTGGCAGAAAATAAGAGATCGTAATGAGGCACTTGATTGTAGAATTTATGCAAGAGCTGCATCTATTGCCCTTGGTATTGATAGGTGGCAAGAAGCTAATTGGAATAGTTTAGCAGGTGAAAAAGCTGAAAGTAAAAAGAAGTCAGAAAAAATAAGAAAGAGCAAATGGTTACACGAGAAATAA
- a CDS encoding GPW/gp25 family protein, translated as MRGMDSKTGKELEGIDHLKQSIIDILTTPIGSRIMRRNYGSRLFELVDKPMNRDFTLEVYSAVAEALEKWEKRFKVEKVKITEVKEGKVILNLEGVYLPEGEFVNISGITV; from the coding sequence ATGCGAGGAATGGATTCTAAAACGGGAAAGGAATTGGAGGGAATAGACCATCTTAAACAATCAATTATTGATATACTAACTACTCCTATAGGCAGTAGGATAATGCGCCGAAATTATGGATCAAGACTATTTGAATTAGTTGATAAACCAATGAATAGAGATTTTACTTTAGAAGTCTATTCAGCAGTAGCAGAAGCACTAGAAAAGTGGGAAAAGAGATTTAAAGTAGAAAAAGTAAAAATTACAGAGGTAAAAGAAGGAAAAGTAATACTTAATTTAGAGGGGGTTTATCTTCCAGAAGGTGAATTTGTAAATATTAGTGGAATTACTGTTTAA
- a CDS encoding PAAR domain-containing protein encodes MSKSVVRIGDYCMEAIPHFCITGSMNVSINNKPICCQGDSFTEARVLTNGSKTVFVNGYGVGRVGDQVSCGSKITSGSPNVFCS; translated from the coding sequence ATGAGCAAATCAGTTGTACGCATAGGTGATTATTGTATGGAAGCTATACCACATTTCTGTATTACGGGAAGTATGAATGTTTCTATTAATAATAAGCCTATTTGCTGCCAAGGAGATAGTTTTACAGAAGCTAGAGTACTCACCAATGGATCAAAAACAGTGTTTGTAAATGGTTACGGAGTTGGAAGAGTTGGTGATCAAGTGTCTTGTGGTTCTAAAATAACAAGTGGCAGTCCAAATGTTTTTTGTAGCTGA
- a CDS encoding S49 family peptidase produces the protein MEILQTSWLNKPMMIEQKSFDLLSLYNGKQPIFKNVKHAVTHSVAKIAVVAIHGILTKSPGAFDDFLGMTSYERVQTQIEEALMDEKVETILLDIDSPGGEVSGIFDLSDFIYNARSRKSIIAIANDDAYSAAYAIASSAKKVFITRTSGVGSIGVIASHIDQSGFDEKQGIKYTTVFAGSRKNDLNPHEPITSESLESLQEEVNRLYEMFSQLIARNRNLSIKTIKDTEAGLYFGQKAIEIGLADGITTFSEFINNYRSTTMTTAEFNCKEHTDDLIEEAKRNGYNNCRTEVLEVIRLCNLSRMPEKIAEFIEQNVSSKQAQEILIEALAERTTKAEIFSALPQNSSEDLMMKAAKARQNI, from the coding sequence ATGGAAATTTTACAAACCTCTTGGTTGAATAAACCGATGATGATAGAGCAAAAAAGCTTTGACCTATTGTCATTATATAATGGAAAACAGCCTATCTTTAAAAATGTGAAACATGCAGTAACTCATAGTGTAGCGAAAATTGCAGTAGTAGCCATTCATGGAATTTTGACTAAAAGCCCAGGAGCTTTTGATGATTTTCTTGGTATGACATCGTATGAAAGAGTCCAAACACAAATAGAAGAAGCTCTAATGGATGAAAAAGTTGAAACGATTTTACTTGATATAGATAGTCCAGGAGGGGAAGTAAGCGGTATTTTTGACCTTTCTGATTTTATCTACAATGCAAGATCAAGAAAAAGTATAATAGCAATAGCAAATGATGATGCTTACTCTGCCGCGTATGCCATTGCTTCAAGTGCTAAAAAGGTATTTATTACGAGGACTTCAGGGGTAGGAAGTATAGGAGTAATAGCAAGCCATATAGACCAAAGTGGATTTGATGAGAAACAAGGCATTAAGTATACAACGGTTTTTGCTGGAAGCCGAAAAAATGATTTAAACCCACATGAGCCGATAACATCTGAAAGTCTAGAAAGCTTACAGGAAGAAGTGAATCGTTTATATGAAATGTTTTCTCAGCTCATAGCACGCAATCGAAATCTTTCCATAAAAACTATCAAAGATACCGAAGCAGGACTTTATTTTGGTCAGAAGGCGATTGAGATTGGTCTTGCAGATGGAATTACAACATTTTCTGAATTTATTAACAATTATAGGAGTACTACTATGACTACAGCCGAGTTTAACTGTAAAGAACACACTGATGATTTGATTGAGGAAGCTAAACGTAATGGCTACAACAACTGCCGTACTGAAGTTTTAGAGGTAATACGTTTGTGTAATTTATCACGAATGCCAGAGAAAATAGCAGAATTCATTGAGCAGAATGTGAGTAGCAAACAAGCACAAGAAATTTTAATTGAGGCACTTGCGGAGCGAACAACAAAAGCTGAAATTTTCAGTGCATTGCCGCAAAATTCATCGGAAGACTTGATGATGAAAGCAGCTAAGGCACGGCAAAATATATAA
- a CDS encoding phage portal protein — protein MLLKSFKQLFNKPKTKSSAWDAAGSGRRLCYWQPERSSINSLLSDSIETLRSRSRDMVRKNPYAANIIDTIVSNSVGTGIKPQSKAKDAEFRKKVQELWLRWTDEADSNNISDFYGLQALVCRSMIEGGECFVRLRTRKQEDGFSVPLQLQVLESEHLDNKSNQTLSNGNIIRNGIEFNRLGQREAYYLFKEHPGESSLGESVRVPANDVLHIYKPLRPGQIRGEPWLSNVLLKLYELDQYDDAELVRKKTAAMFAGFITRLDPEANIMGENEANEHGVALSGLEPGTMQLLDPGEDIKFSEPSDVGGNYEAFMRQQLRAIAIGMGITYEQLTGDLTNVNYSSIRAGLIEFRRRCAMLQHNIMVFQFCRPVWNRWIELATLSGKLPTTAKETLKEVKWIPQGFDWVDPLKDQQAQQMAVRNGFKSRSEVVSEMGYDAEEIDQEIAEDQKRADFFNLSFDSDVRNHNTQTK, from the coding sequence ATGTTATTAAAATCATTTAAACAGCTATTTAATAAACCAAAGACTAAAAGCTCTGCATGGGATGCCGCAGGGTCAGGAAGAAGATTATGTTACTGGCAACCAGAGAGAAGTAGCATTAATAGCTTACTTTCTGATAGTATTGAAACTTTGCGCAGTCGTTCTCGAGACATGGTGCGAAAAAATCCATATGCTGCAAATATTATTGATACGATAGTGAGCAACTCTGTTGGAACTGGCATAAAACCCCAATCAAAAGCTAAAGATGCGGAGTTTCGCAAAAAAGTTCAAGAGCTATGGCTTCGTTGGACTGATGAGGCAGATAGCAATAATATTAGTGATTTCTACGGATTGCAAGCCTTAGTATGTCGTAGCATGATTGAAGGAGGGGAGTGTTTTGTTCGCCTGCGTACTCGAAAGCAAGAAGATGGATTTTCTGTTCCTTTGCAACTGCAAGTATTGGAATCTGAGCATTTGGATAATAAAAGCAATCAAACATTATCAAATGGGAATATTATTCGCAATGGTATTGAATTTAATAGGCTAGGTCAAAGAGAAGCTTATTACCTTTTTAAAGAACATCCAGGGGAAAGTTCATTAGGAGAATCTGTTCGAGTGCCAGCAAATGATGTCTTACATATTTATAAACCCTTAAGACCTGGGCAAATTAGAGGAGAACCGTGGCTTTCCAATGTGCTTTTGAAACTTTATGAGCTTGATCAATACGATGATGCAGAATTAGTGCGAAAAAAGACTGCAGCAATGTTTGCTGGATTTATTACTAGGCTTGATCCAGAAGCAAATATCATGGGAGAGAATGAAGCAAATGAGCATGGTGTAGCTTTATCAGGACTCGAGCCAGGAACTATGCAACTCTTGGATCCAGGTGAAGATATAAAATTTTCAGAACCATCTGACGTTGGCGGAAATTACGAAGCGTTTATGAGGCAGCAGCTAAGAGCTATAGCAATTGGTATGGGAATCACTTATGAGCAGCTGACAGGAGATTTAACTAATGTCAACTACTCATCAATTAGAGCCGGATTAATAGAGTTTCGCAGAAGATGCGCAATGCTACAACACAATATTATGGTATTTCAGTTTTGTAGGCCTGTATGGAATAGATGGATAGAACTTGCTACTTTATCTGGAAAGCTTCCTACAACGGCAAAAGAAACGCTGAAAGAAGTAAAATGGATACCTCAAGGATTTGATTGGGTAGATCCACTAAAAGACCAACAAGCACAGCAGATGGCGGTAAGAAATGGCTTCAAGAGCAGGTCAGAAGTAGTTTCAGAAATGGGTTATGATGCTGAAGAAATTGATCAAGAAATAGCAGAAGATCAGAAGCGCGCTGATTTTTTCAACCTTTCTTTTGACTCGGATGTAAGGAACCACAATACACAAACAAAATAA
- a CDS encoding ankyrin repeat domain-containing protein, with protein sequence MGTSISSEYIKHKLIYLEIIKCLINQSEVDINAQGIGGKTPLHCAIELDELSLVELLLTKKNINPLIEDNEGKTSLDYARNVVKKEVLKALINNKYGSEQDSLLHLAAVMDEIDAVRFLINMGVDANVQNALLHTPLHLAAGMGHEKVIEVLVKQGNANKDILDSRNHAPIHYAVNNKRLEAVKLLLDLGASSNTVGSGKGSMKLSPVHVAVSSSNYDERNLCLSIVKCLINASNSEINLQDYENKTPLHYADRLKTIEILLTREDIDPLIKDEDGKTPFCYAKEANRLDIAKVLASNKYGKEKESLLHLAARKGYAELIDSILDEGVEIDALNESGESAIYLAAKNGHTNAVKLLLKEGADATDVFQYAIIMNDIKLIKLLSKKKDIVLFGKQDNFPTFHVLSNKYLEERRIADNRIRTCESAIYVFVTVCAVAFVVVYPNIGFAVVVGIVALTVAIVTSGLVGGYIEEKFQRKMSIELESEKTSESASTISSDIETQELQARGMGELEIDELEELAESRGRK encoded by the coding sequence ATGGGTACATCAATCTCATCTGAGTACATCAAACATAAACTGATATACTTAGAAATAATCAAATGTTTAATAAACCAATCTGAAGTTGACATTAATGCTCAAGGAATAGGTGGAAAGACTCCATTACACTGTGCTATTGAACTGGATGAACTGAGCTTAGTGGAACTGCTGCTTACCAAGAAAAACATAAATCCACTAATTGAAGATAACGAAGGTAAAACCTCGCTGGATTACGCAAGAAATGTTGTAAAGAAGGAGGTATTGAAAGCTCTAATTAATAATAAATATGGGTCAGAGCAAGATAGTTTGCTTCATTTAGCAGCAGTAATGGATGAAATAGATGCAGTAAGGTTTTTGATAAATATGGGTGTTGATGCCAATGTACAAAACGCTCTTCTGCATACTCCACTACATCTTGCCGCTGGAATGGGACATGAAAAAGTTATAGAAGTCTTAGTAAAGCAAGGAAATGCAAATAAAGATATTCTGGATAGCCGAAACCATGCTCCAATTCATTATGCAGTAAATAACAAGAGGCTTGAGGCAGTAAAATTATTACTGGACCTTGGAGCAAGTAGCAATACAGTTGGTAGCGGCAAAGGTTCAATGAAATTATCCCCTGTACATGTTGCAGTAAGTAGCAGTAATTACGATGAGAGGAATTTATGCCTTTCTATAGTAAAGTGTTTAATTAATGCATCAAATTCTGAAATCAATTTACAAGACTATGAAAATAAAACTCCGCTACATTATGCAGATAGATTAAAAACCATAGAGATTCTGCTAACCAGAGAAGATATAGATCCACTGATTAAAGATGAGGACGGCAAAACACCATTTTGTTATGCAAAAGAAGCAAATAGATTAGATATAGCAAAGGTTCTAGCAAGTAATAAATATGGAAAAGAAAAAGAAAGTTTACTTCATTTAGCTGCCAGGAAAGGATATGCAGAACTTATAGATAGTATTTTAGATGAAGGGGTTGAAATAGATGCGTTAAATGAAAGTGGAGAATCAGCAATATATCTTGCCGCAAAGAATGGTCATACCAATGCAGTAAAATTGCTACTGAAGGAAGGGGCGGATGCTACGGATGTTTTTCAGTACGCAATAATAATGAATGATATAAAACTAATTAAGTTATTAAGCAAGAAAAAGGATATAGTTTTATTTGGAAAACAGGATAACTTTCCAACATTCCATGTATTAAGTAATAAATATTTGGAAGAGAGAAGAATAGCAGACAATAGAATAAGAACATGCGAAAGCGCTATATATGTTTTTGTTACCGTGTGCGCAGTAGCGTTTGTAGTAGTGTACCCCAATATAGGATTTGCAGTAGTAGTAGGAATAGTTGCGCTTACAGTAGCAATAGTAACGAGTGGACTGGTTGGAGGATATATAGAAGAGAAATTTCAAAGAAAAATGTCCATTGAGCTAGAAAGTGAGAAAACAAGCGAAAGTGCAAGCACTATTTCAAGTGACATTGAAACTCAAGAATTGCAGGCAAGAGGGATGGGTGAATTAGAAATAGATGAATTAGAGGAACTTGCAGAAAGCAGAGGTAGAAAATGA
- a CDS encoding head decoration protein, with protein sequence MTCITEQNNLGDLLKYEASNLYSRDQITVAKGQNLTLGTVVGLDKDNLIKILNPAATDGTQTAIGVIANNVDAKAADTKAVIITRIALLADHSVVWPANITEEQKTAAIKQLESRGIIIRKGA encoded by the coding sequence ATGACATGTATAACTGAACAAAACAACCTTGGTGACCTCTTAAAATATGAGGCATCGAATCTTTATTCACGTGATCAAATAACTGTCGCTAAAGGTCAGAATCTTACCTTGGGTACTGTAGTTGGCTTGGATAAAGATAATTTAATTAAGATTCTAAATCCAGCAGCTACAGATGGAACACAAACAGCTATTGGTGTGATAGCAAATAATGTAGATGCAAAAGCAGCAGACACAAAAGCAGTGATAATTACTCGTATAGCCTTACTTGCCGATCATTCAGTTGTTTGGCCAGCAAATATTACCGAAGAACAAAAAACTGCAGCAATAAAACAATTAGAATCTCGTGGCATTATTATTCGTAAAGGAGCTTAA
- a CDS encoding major capsid protein translates to MQNPFSNPAFNMTALTAAINILPINFGRTESLKLFPSKSVRFRHITIEEQNGVLNLLPTQVPGAPATVGKRGKRKVRTFTIPHIPHDDVVLPEEVQGIRSFGSENELLALADVVTDHLQSMRNKHAITLEHLRMGALKGIILDADGSELLNLYNEFGITPKTVNFALGTTTTDVKRKCMEVLRHIEDSLSGEYMTGIHALVSSEFFDALTSHAKVKEAYERWQEGAALRDDMRSGFTFCGITFEEYRGQATDMDGNVRRFIEKDTGHCFPIGTAGTFTTYFGPADFNETVNTLGQPLYAKQEPRRFDRGTDLHTQSNPLPMCHRPGVLVKITI, encoded by the coding sequence ATGCAAAATCCATTTTCAAATCCAGCATTTAACATGACAGCACTAACTGCTGCAATTAATATTCTACCGATTAATTTTGGTCGTACGGAAAGTTTAAAATTATTTCCAAGTAAATCAGTGAGATTTCGTCACATTACTATAGAAGAGCAAAACGGAGTCTTAAATTTACTGCCAACGCAAGTTCCAGGAGCACCAGCAACTGTTGGGAAACGAGGCAAAAGAAAGGTAAGAACTTTCACAATTCCGCATATTCCTCACGATGATGTTGTTTTACCAGAGGAAGTTCAAGGAATACGTAGCTTTGGTTCAGAAAACGAACTTTTAGCGCTTGCTGATGTTGTTACTGATCATTTACAGTCAATGCGCAATAAACATGCGATAACACTTGAACACCTGCGTATGGGGGCATTAAAAGGAATTATTCTTGATGCAGATGGCTCTGAACTCTTAAACCTCTACAATGAATTTGGCATTACTCCAAAAACAGTAAATTTTGCGCTTGGAACAACAACAACAGATGTAAAAAGAAAATGCATGGAAGTACTGCGCCATATTGAAGATAGCTTAAGTGGTGAATATATGACAGGGATTCATGCCCTCGTTAGTTCTGAGTTTTTTGATGCTTTAACATCACATGCTAAGGTAAAAGAAGCATATGAAAGATGGCAAGAAGGTGCAGCGCTGAGAGATGATATGAGGTCAGGATTTACATTTTGTGGTATTACATTTGAAGAATATAGAGGACAAGCAACAGACATGGATGGTAATGTAAGAAGGTTTATTGAAAAAGACACAGGGCATTGTTTTCCAATTGGGACAGCCGGAACATTTACAACTTATTTTGGTCCAGCAGACTTTAATGAAACAGTAAATACGCTTGGGCAACCACTTTATGCAAAACAAGAGCCAAGAAGATTTGATAGAGGAACTGATCTACATACTCAATCTAACCCTTTGCCTATGTGCCATCGTCCAGGAGTCTTAGTCAAAATTACAATATAA
- a CDS encoding phage baseplate assembly protein V, with protein MLESNFAISELQRKLANIIRIGLVKEIDYENARARVQIGEFLTDWLPWITSRAGEDRNWAPPNVNEQVVVLSPLGELSLGIVLPAIYQQKYLPSEHQENADIFEFKDGTKLLYDKENHNLEILVADKITLKVGKSEIEMTKNGIKLKGNRIDLN; from the coding sequence ATGTTGGAAAGTAATTTTGCTATTTCAGAACTGCAGAGAAAATTAGCCAATATTATACGTATTGGGCTTGTCAAAGAAATAGATTATGAAAATGCAAGAGCACGAGTACAAATAGGAGAGTTTTTAACAGACTGGTTACCGTGGATAACAAGTAGAGCAGGAGAAGATAGAAACTGGGCTCCACCAAATGTTAATGAGCAGGTAGTAGTATTATCGCCGCTGGGTGAATTATCGCTTGGGATTGTATTACCTGCAATTTATCAGCAAAAGTATCTTCCATCTGAACACCAAGAAAATGCTGATATTTTTGAGTTTAAGGACGGAACAAAATTATTATACGACAAAGAGAACCACAATTTGGAAATATTAGTAGCAGATAAAATCACTTTGAAAGTTGGAAAATCAGAAATAGAAATGACAAAGAACGGTATAAAACTTAAAGGGAATCGAATCGATCTTAACTAA